The Micromonospora sp. WMMD961 genome has a segment encoding these proteins:
- a CDS encoding MMPL family transporter: MSGRGGRATLVAVVVVLAWLVIGGVAGPFAGRLSEVATNDNAAFLPTDAEATRAQDLAGQFVDRQTIPALVVYERPSGITDADRQRVSADAARFAQVPGVVTPLPPPIPSEDGQALQVVVPVDDAEGEEIGTVVEQLRDITGSDRDGLAVDVSGPAGLLADLIEVFSAIDGPLLLVTLVVVLIILLVVYRSPVLWIFPLLAAGMSYALASVFVYLLADADVVKLNGQAQGILTVLVFGAGTDYALLLIARYREELHRHARPWAAMRAAWKGAAPAIIASGGTVIVSLLCLLLSSLNSNRALGPVAAIGIAATLLVMLTFLPALLVLGGRWAFWPRRPREDQADPRMEHGIWSRIAGFVARHARPVWLSTAVVLAVLTLGLTQLGATTLGQSDLFTQRVDSVDGQEVISRHYPAGTGSPATIFTTEQAARQVAQVAQGVRGVADVRPLPAGPQTGPPNPNAPPKVVDGRVQLEATLSDPPDSDGAERTIRELRVAVHQVPGADAVVGGFTAINVDTSDAAKRDQNVIIPVVLVVIAVILALLLRALLAPVLLIATVLLSFAATLGLCALLFRHVFDFPGVDSSFPLFAFVFLVALGIDYNIFLMSRVREESVRRGTRAGVLAGLAVTGGVITSAGIVLAATFSALAVLPLVVLVELGTAVAIGVLIDTIIVRSLLVPALAYDIGPKIWWPGRLSRANGEREARDAG; encoded by the coding sequence ATGTCCGGACGAGGTGGCAGGGCCACACTGGTCGCGGTGGTGGTCGTGCTGGCCTGGCTGGTGATCGGCGGTGTCGCCGGCCCGTTCGCCGGACGCCTCAGTGAGGTCGCCACCAACGACAACGCCGCCTTCCTGCCCACCGACGCCGAGGCGACCCGGGCCCAGGACCTCGCCGGTCAGTTTGTCGACCGGCAGACCATCCCGGCTCTGGTCGTCTACGAGCGACCCTCCGGGATCACCGACGCGGACCGGCAGCGGGTCAGCGCGGACGCCGCCCGGTTCGCCCAGGTGCCCGGCGTGGTCACGCCGCTGCCACCGCCCATTCCCAGTGAGGACGGCCAGGCCCTCCAGGTCGTCGTACCGGTGGACGACGCCGAGGGTGAGGAGATCGGCACGGTGGTCGAGCAGCTCCGCGACATCACCGGCAGCGACCGGGACGGCCTCGCCGTGGACGTCTCCGGCCCGGCCGGTCTGCTCGCCGACCTGATCGAGGTGTTCTCCGCCATCGACGGGCCACTGCTGCTGGTCACCCTGGTCGTAGTGCTGATCATCCTGTTGGTCGTCTACCGCAGCCCGGTGCTCTGGATCTTTCCGCTGCTGGCCGCCGGGATGTCGTACGCCCTCGCCTCGGTCTTCGTCTACCTGCTCGCCGACGCCGACGTGGTCAAGCTCAACGGGCAGGCCCAGGGCATCCTCACCGTGCTGGTCTTCGGCGCCGGCACCGACTACGCGTTGCTGCTGATCGCCCGTTACCGCGAGGAGCTGCACCGCCACGCCCGACCCTGGGCCGCCATGCGTGCCGCCTGGAAGGGAGCCGCGCCGGCCATCATCGCCTCCGGCGGCACGGTCATCGTCAGCCTGCTCTGCCTGCTGCTGTCCAGCCTCAACTCCAACCGGGCGCTCGGCCCGGTCGCCGCCATCGGCATCGCCGCCACCCTGCTGGTGATGCTCACGTTCCTGCCCGCGCTGCTGGTCCTCGGCGGTCGTTGGGCGTTCTGGCCCCGACGGCCCCGCGAGGACCAGGCCGACCCGCGCATGGAGCACGGCATCTGGAGTCGCATCGCCGGCTTCGTGGCCCGGCACGCCCGACCGGTCTGGCTGAGCACCGCCGTCGTGCTGGCAGTCCTCACGCTCGGGCTCACCCAGCTCGGCGCGACCACGCTCGGCCAGTCCGACCTGTTCACCCAACGCGTCGACTCGGTCGACGGCCAGGAGGTGATCTCCCGGCACTACCCGGCCGGGACGGGCAGCCCGGCCACCATCTTCACCACCGAACAGGCCGCCCGGCAGGTCGCCCAGGTGGCACAGGGCGTACGCGGTGTCGCCGACGTCCGGCCCCTGCCCGCCGGCCCGCAGACCGGCCCACCGAACCCGAACGCCCCGCCGAAGGTCGTCGACGGGCGGGTGCAACTGGAGGCCACCCTCAGCGACCCACCCGACAGCGACGGCGCGGAGCGGACAATCCGTGAGCTGCGCGTCGCCGTACACCAGGTGCCCGGCGCGGACGCCGTGGTCGGTGGCTTCACCGCCATCAACGTGGACACCTCGGACGCCGCGAAGCGCGACCAGAACGTCATCATCCCGGTGGTGCTGGTGGTCATCGCGGTGATCCTGGCCCTGCTGCTGCGGGCGCTGCTCGCCCCGGTGCTGCTGATCGCCACCGTCCTGCTCAGCTTCGCGGCGACCCTCGGCCTCTGTGCGCTGCTGTTCCGCCACGTCTTCGACTTCCCCGGCGTGGACTCGTCGTTCCCGCTGTTCGCGTTCGTGTTCCTGGTCGCCCTCGGCATCGACTACAACATCTTCCTGATGAGCCGGGTCCGCGAGGAGTCGGTCCGGCGGGGCACCCGCGCCGGCGTGCTCGCCGGCCTCGCCGTCACCGGCGGGGTGATCACCTCTGCCGGCATCGTGCTCGCCGCGACGTTCTCCGCCCTCGCCGTCCTGCCGCTGGTGGTGTTGGTCGAGTTGGGTACGGCCGTCGCGATCGGGGTACTGATCGACACCATCATCGTCCGGTCGCTGCTGGTGCCCGCACTGGCGTACGACATCGGGCCGAAGATCTGGTGGCCGGGCCGGTTGTCCCGGGCGAACGGTGAGCGGGAGGCGCGTGATGCTGGCTGA
- a CDS encoding sugar phosphate isomerase/epimerase family protein yields the protein MARPITLFTGQWADLPFEEVCRLASEWGYDGLEIACWGDHFEVDKALADDSYVERKRETLAKHNLQVFTISNHLVGQAVCDHPIDERHQDILPARIWGDGEPEGVRQRAAEEIKDTARAAAKLGVKTVVGFTGSSIWHTLAMFPPVPPSMIERGYQDFADRWNPILDVFDEVGVRFAHEVHPSEIAYDYWTTKRTLEAIGNRPAFGLNWDPSHFVWQELDPVNFIFDFADRIYHVDCKDAKVRTGDGRRGRLASHLPWADLRRGWDFVSTGHGDVPWEDCFRALNAIGYDGPISVEWEDAGMDRLVGAPEALQFVRRLAFDAPSAAFDAAFSSKD from the coding sequence ATGGCGCGACCCATCACGCTCTTCACCGGCCAGTGGGCCGACCTTCCGTTCGAGGAGGTTTGCCGGCTCGCCTCCGAGTGGGGCTACGACGGTCTGGAGATCGCCTGCTGGGGCGACCACTTCGAGGTCGACAAGGCACTCGCCGACGACTCCTACGTCGAGCGCAAGCGGGAGACCCTGGCGAAGCACAACCTCCAGGTCTTCACGATCTCCAACCACCTGGTCGGTCAGGCGGTCTGTGACCACCCGATCGACGAGCGGCACCAGGACATCCTGCCCGCCCGGATCTGGGGCGACGGGGAGCCCGAAGGGGTCCGTCAGCGGGCCGCGGAGGAGATCAAGGACACCGCGCGGGCGGCCGCGAAGCTCGGGGTGAAGACGGTCGTCGGCTTCACCGGCTCGTCGATCTGGCACACGCTGGCGATGTTCCCGCCGGTGCCGCCGTCGATGATCGAGCGCGGCTACCAGGACTTCGCCGACCGGTGGAACCCGATCCTCGACGTGTTCGACGAGGTCGGGGTGCGGTTCGCGCACGAGGTGCACCCCAGCGAGATCGCGTACGACTACTGGACGACCAAGCGGACGCTCGAGGCGATCGGCAACCGGCCCGCGTTCGGGCTGAACTGGGACCCGTCGCACTTCGTGTGGCAGGAGCTGGACCCGGTGAACTTCATCTTCGACTTCGCCGACCGGATCTACCACGTGGACTGCAAGGACGCCAAGGTGCGCACCGGGGACGGCCGGCGTGGCCGGCTCGCCTCGCACCTGCCCTGGGCCGACCTGCGCCGCGGGTGGGACTTCGTCTCCACCGGGCACGGCGACGTGCCCTGGGAGGACTGCTTCCGCGCGTTGAACGCGATCGGTTACGACGGCCCGATCTCGGTCGAGTGGGAGGACGCCGGGATGGACCGGCTCGTCGGTGCCCCGGAGGCGTTGCAGTTCGTCCGCCGGCTCGCCTTCGACGCTCCGAGTGCCGCCTTCGACGCGGCGTTCAGCAGCAAGGACTGA
- a CDS encoding ATP-binding protein: MAQWRRMVQAHGHRLLHGAEESDASTGPAPSLNRLDALVEGFAAGQPVRWSLTGYPRPLPGPVDVVAYRIIEEALTNACRHAPGAPVAVRLRYDTTGITIEVRDEGAAPAPSGGRAHHTGQGLLGVRRRAERLGGTFSAGPRAGGGFTVRVALPAPEEVAE; encoded by the coding sequence ATGGCGCAGTGGCGCCGGATGGTGCAGGCGCACGGGCACCGGCTGCTGCACGGGGCCGAGGAGTCCGACGCGTCGACCGGTCCCGCACCCAGCCTGAATCGTCTCGACGCGCTGGTGGAGGGCTTCGCCGCAGGCCAGCCGGTGCGCTGGAGTCTGACCGGGTACCCTCGGCCGCTGCCCGGGCCGGTCGACGTCGTGGCGTACCGGATCATCGAGGAGGCCCTCACCAACGCGTGCCGGCACGCCCCGGGCGCGCCGGTCGCGGTCCGCCTGCGCTACGACACCACGGGCATCACCATCGAGGTACGCGACGAGGGCGCCGCTCCAGCGCCGTCGGGCGGGCGCGCCCACCACACCGGGCAGGGTCTGCTCGGGGTACGCAGACGCGCCGAGCGGCTCGGCGGCACGTTCTCCGCCGGCCCACGTGCCGGTGGCGGCTTCACCGTACGGGTCGCGCTGCCCGCGCCCGAGGAGGTGGCCGAGTGA
- a CDS encoding NAD(P)/FAD-dependent oxidoreductase: MLAETDVVVVGGGLAGLAAARRLHRAGVPWRLLEAGGRLGGRVATDVVDGYLIDRGFQVLNTAYPRLGTLLDTDRLDLGYFTSGVLVRKGDDLLRLVNPLREPTGGPGTALAGVGSLRDRLRFAALAAGCATLPAARLLAAPETSAETALRRAGLSDAIIEELLRPFLSGVFIDRELATSSHVLAMVLRSFARGRIGLPAEGMAALPRAIADPLPADLLDLDTPVAEVAPGRVRTQAGDIRCRAVVVAVDPPAAPALLPALTTVRMHSYTTYYHSAPEPPLTEPILLVDGDRREIVANTVVLSNAAPTYAPAGRHLIATSVVGPAAPPEPTIRTELTRLYGQSTADWTHLTTVAVPQALPAAPPPQGRLRKPVSLGEGLFVAGDHRDSPSIQGALASGWRAAGAVLEELRAR, from the coding sequence ATGCTGGCTGAGACCGACGTGGTCGTCGTCGGCGGCGGCCTGGCCGGGCTCGCTGCCGCCCGCCGGCTGCACCGTGCCGGGGTGCCCTGGCGGCTGCTGGAGGCCGGCGGTCGACTCGGCGGCCGGGTCGCCACCGACGTCGTCGACGGCTACCTCATCGACCGTGGGTTCCAAGTGCTCAACACCGCCTACCCACGCCTCGGCACGCTGCTCGACACCGACCGCCTCGACCTCGGGTACTTCACCTCCGGGGTGCTGGTGCGAAAGGGCGACGACCTGTTGCGGCTGGTCAACCCGCTGCGCGAACCGACCGGAGGCCCGGGCACCGCGCTCGCCGGCGTCGGCTCGCTGCGCGACCGGCTGCGCTTCGCCGCGCTCGCCGCCGGTTGCGCCACCCTGCCGGCGGCCCGGCTGCTCGCCGCCCCGGAAACCAGTGCCGAGACGGCGCTCCGCCGGGCGGGCCTCTCCGACGCGATCATCGAGGAACTGCTACGACCCTTCCTGTCCGGCGTGTTCATCGATCGAGAACTGGCCACCTCCAGCCACGTACTCGCGATGGTGTTGCGCTCCTTCGCCCGGGGCCGCATCGGGCTGCCCGCCGAGGGGATGGCCGCGCTGCCCCGGGCCATCGCCGACCCGCTCCCCGCCGACCTGCTCGACCTGGACACCCCGGTCGCGGAGGTCGCCCCCGGCCGGGTCCGCACCCAGGCCGGCGACATCCGCTGCCGAGCCGTCGTGGTCGCCGTCGACCCGCCCGCCGCGCCCGCGCTGCTTCCGGCCCTGACGACGGTACGCATGCACAGCTACACCACCTACTACCACAGCGCGCCCGAGCCGCCGCTCACCGAACCGATCCTGCTCGTCGACGGCGACCGGCGCGAGATCGTGGCGAACACTGTGGTGCTCAGCAATGCCGCACCGACCTACGCCCCCGCCGGACGGCACCTGATCGCCACCTCCGTGGTCGGCCCGGCCGCCCCACCCGAGCCGACCATCCGGACCGAGTTGACCCGGCTGTACGGTCAGTCCACCGCCGACTGGACCCACCTCACCACAGTGGCCGTCCCGCAGGCGCTACCCGCCGCGCCGCCACCGCAGGGACGGCTGCGCAAACCCGTGTCGCTGGGGGAGGGGCTGTTCGTGGCCGGTGACCACCGGGACAGCCCGTCCATCCAGGGCGCCCTCGCCAGCGGCTGGCGTGCCGCCGGAGCGGTGCTGGAAGAGCTGCGCGCCCGCTGA